A window of Nicotiana tabacum cultivar K326 chromosome 24, ASM71507v2, whole genome shotgun sequence contains these coding sequences:
- the LOC107786607 gene encoding LOB domain-containing protein 40-like, whose protein sequence is MRMSCNGCRVLRKGCSENCSLRPCLQWIRSPDSQANATVFLAKFYGRAGLFNLINSGPDHLRPAIFRSLLYEACGRIINPVHGSVGLMCSGNWSRCQEAVESVLKGSTIMQIPINDDNNTDNQESHQIMPLKGCDIRHISKNNSTDIHQVVKTRNRFKRKAKVETTATEYMINEPGPLKFSITGWDFDHHMEEDELKRAPSHDSFSVETVEPSLVNRVEPAVLPVKLEEGGDVGLELTLGLMSPA, encoded by the exons ATGAGAATGAGCTGCAATGGATGCAGAGTGCTTCGCAAAGGTTGTAGTGAAAACTGTAGTTTAAGACCATGTCTTCAATGGATCAGATCACCTGATTCTCAAGCCAACGCTACTGTCTTCCTCGCCAAATTTTATGGCCGCGCTGGCCTCTTTAACCTCATCAATTCTGGCCCCGATCATCTCAGAC CAGCCATCTTTAGGTCTCTATTATATGAAGCTTGTGGCCGGATAATTAACCCGGTCCACGGCTCAGTCGGGTTGATGTGTTCAGGAAACTGGAGCCGTTGCCAAGAAGCTGTTGAATCAGTTCTCAAAGGCTCTACTATAATGCAAATCCCAATCAACGACGATAACAACACAGATAATCAAGAATCTCATCAAATCATGCCATTAAAAGGCTGTGATATTCGACACATttccaaaaataattcaactGATATTCACCAAGTAGTCAAGACTAGGAACAGATTCAAGCGCAAAGCTAAAGTTGAAACTACTGCAACAGAGTACATGATAAACGAACCCGGTCCGTTAAAATTTAGTATTACAGGGTGGGATTTTGACCATCATATGGAAGAAGATGAGTTGAAGCGTGCACCAAGTCATGACTCGTTTTCTGTTGAAACTGTTGAACCGTCCTTGGTGAACCGGGTTGAACCGGCGGTTTTGCCTGTGAAATTGGAGGAAGGTGGTGATGTAGGGTTAGAGCTCACTCTTGGATTAATGAGTCCAGCATAA